ATATTCAGATGAGGCAACAATATTTCTTTGGGAAGAACTACCCATTAATATGTGTTATCCAGCACTACCAACTGGAATGTGCTTGTGAAATTCCAGTGACTTCTTAAAGGTGGTGATTTAACCCAATTAAACTGCCCCAGCTTTTGTCTCTGGTGCTGGGTCCCATGGCTGTTACCCCATTGTTTGCTTTAGGAGAGCTCAGATCTCTTTGGGCTTCATCTCCTTGGCTGGTGCTGGGTTCTGGGCTGGGCCTGTGGTCTGGATCACTATCTTGGAATCTGACAAGGCCCTATAGAGTGCAAGTGCAAAAGGAAGATGACAGTAGTGGAAAGAagactgtttttttctgatctgCCATCAGTGTTGGGCCACGTGTTGCTTTATACAGACCACTTCATGGTGTTgctcttttccccccttctttattttcatatgCTGGTGATGTACTCAACTGCTGGAGGGGATTGACTTTCGGCCTTTGGTTCTGTTGATGTTTCACTGTATTGGTATCTGGAGGGATTGTCCAAATGTGCTTTGGAAGCCTCTCtcaatctgttttttttttccagagcacAGAAGCTGAGCCCCATAAATAATGCAGCTGATATCAGGAAGAAGCTGGAGTTGTAGAAGACGTAGTGATGATCACTCGTTATGTCTACCAGGAGACCTGAAATAGAAGTCATAGCTTAGCCAAAGAGAGGAGGCACACTAAAGACATTCATGTACATGACCATTAAACATGAATCATTCAGCAAACTGCCATATACAAAAGACAAGCATTCTCTGATCAGTTAAGttctctcctcttctctggaTTCTAGTGgttgtttagttttttatttgtaGTCACAAGTTAGGTGATACTTCTGTGGAAAGTATTTCTCAATACACAGAGAaatcaggaaagaaaggaaattgtaATTTTTCCCCAACCTGCTGCTTAATTTTGTTTGCTCAGCTGAGGACCCTTGTGCCACTGCCACTCAGTGGCTTTTGAAATGAGCGACCCTATTACATCCTAGGGCAGAAAACAGAACAACGAGATAGAGAAATAGCTCTGAAATTTACATAGTAAGGTCTCTAAActgaacatttgtctctaatCCTGTTTAAAGAAGGATAAGGAAATTCACAGCACAGCAAGATTATGACTAACATTAAGTGACCTCAATATAAACCATTTAGAAACATGAGATATGAAGGGAGTAATTTATCACTAATATTAAAGATGGAAAAGTGATACTTAGGCCAAATACATTATGCCTTCCATAGGCTGCTTATCcataatatttatttgtttgtatttttcagtCAAGATTGGTGATGTTTCTTTCCATGGTGTACTTTTCTGTATCAGATTTTAGGACTACAAACAGAAATGGAGCTGTTTTTACTGTGCTTTTTTTTGCCTATCTGAGTCTCCTGTCAGAGATGACCAAGAAGGGACCTTTTTTGCTCTTTGAGAGAAGTGACTGACAAGCTAATGCCAAGGAGTACCATGAAATACACTGCATGTTACCATCACATTATTGAACCAGACATAATTTTCCTGCTGATTGGCCACAATTAATTGTCTGGAAAGGGAACTAAAGACTGAACTGAGGTTGACATGCTCAGGCTGACATTTGTTGTTTGTTGGTCTTTTGAATTTACTGCAGGAGCAGGTGTGTCTTGAACAGGTCACTTAGTGGCATTTGGAGTGAACTGTGGATAATTTATCAGACTGAGAGTCATAACTAGCTCCTTTCTTGTCTCCAGAGAAAAATAATATGCTCCAGAACTTGGAAAGAAGACTGAACAGAAGCTTTTACTATGGGGCTTTTGAATAATGTAGGACTGGTAATAATtgtgaaaacaaataatttgtttaatgGGATGTTCAACAATTTCTTGAGACTTCAGGGATAAAACAATGCAAACTAGTAAAAAGGTGAAAAAGTTCATAGTTATTCGTGTCAGCTTCTTGCCACTGGAAAAAAGCTGTCATTGCTCCCATATGTATCAGACCACTTACCAAGTgagttatttttttcagtgtgcttttgatgcagctgtagaaattaatttccagcTGTCAGAAGAGGCTGATGATTCCTTTCCAACCGTACCTTTTATACCGCTCCCTTTGCATAACTCACCTATACCACAGGTCTGGAAATTCCGTAATTTCTCTTCTTGATGCTCACAAACGCTTGTCACCAGTTTCCAAACCACCCCCGTTCTCCCAGCTAGCTTTCATAGCCTCTCTCACCTGTGAGTGGGGGCCCAATGAGCAGGGTGATGCTCTCTAGGATGGTGAAGAGCCCTAGAGCACTGGAGAACCTGTCCATCTCTACCACATCCATGAGCACCTGGAAGATGAGCGACCCAATGCCACTCATGGCTATGCTGAGGATGATGCAGTAGAGGATGAGCACACTGAACTCAGCTGAAATGACACAGATGAAATTGCTGAGCCCGCAGAGGAGCACGGCCAGGCTGAACAGGTAGATGCGTCTTCCTGTGAAGACTCTGTGtcctgagagcagccctgtgagaGGGCGGATGAAGATGTTGATTAACCCGATGATGGAGATGAGGAGGGCTGCCTTGCGTTCCTCCACCCCATGGTGGGTGGCATAAGGCACAAGGTAGACATGGGGTAAGGCAAACCCCATCATCATCCAGGTTACTCCAACAGTGTAAATCTGGTACCCTTTGTTTTGACAGAAGATGTCAAAAGCCAGGTACTTCTGCAGCATCTGTAAGCATTTTGTCCTTTTGGTGTGCTGCTGGAGTGTGGGGTGGTGAGATGCTCCATTGGACAGCTGTACCtcttctgctctgctccctggctcCTCTTTGGGCTTGGCAGATTGTGGAAGTGACCCTGATGCCAGCTGAATGGGTCTCATGATGGCTCCACAAACACAGCAGTTCAGGAGTATTCCTCCAAAGATGAGGAAGGTGTTTCTCCATCCCATCTCATCCAGCAAGTATCGAGACAACAGCGGCCACAGCGTGAAACCAAGGGAGACACCGGTGGAGGCCACGGCATTGGCCAGTGTTCGCCACCGTACAAAGTAGTAGCCCAGCACAGTCACTCCTGCCTGGAAGCTGAAACATGATCCTAGACCTagagatgaaaataaatgaTCCTTCTTTGTTGTCTTAAAGGGTAAAAAGAACCCAAATTCAGGATGTACCCACAGATTACTTCATCTGGCATTGAAGCATTTTCTGACCTACCACACAGCCCCCAGGGATTGATTAATactcagaaacctgacaccagGGATGAAAAAGGATGTTGTGTGTAAATTGAAGTATTTGTCTTCTTGGGTATAGTAAATATACTGATCTAAACAGATGTTTTTGTGGGACACACTGCAATTCCTAAAGTTGCTATGGAATTGTTCACTAAAAGATTGGATTTTATACCACATGCAATGAGCAGTGCTTCTCTCCTGATGCTTTCATCAGGGCTCAGGGagttgcttgtttttctctctatGCAGTGGCCACTGCTTAACTTGCAAGATCCAGCAGGAATGGTTCCAGAGTAaggaattaatttctctgtgttATTAAAAACCAAGAGTTGAACGTCAGTTACATAggagaaatatttggaaaggaaaagttCCCATCTGTTATTTCTGTTCAAAACCAACAGGGTCTTTTGTTAGAAAAATATGTCTCCATTCTCTCCCAGTTTTGAAGTGGTGAATTAAAAGCTCAGGGAATCTGAGAAGGACATTATCCCAACACATGTTCCAAGAttggaaaaacaacaaaacccctcCCTTCTTGAAAGACAAAAGGCTGGGAAGCTACTAAAAAGAATAGACAtcctttttctccattttagCCTCTGGAGACCTGTAGCTTTTTCCAGAGAGAAGCACTTCCCAGCGAGCTTGAGTGGGTGAGGTGAGTGTTAAAAGGGTGTGGAAGCCAAGTCTAGTGGCTGTCGGatttctgctgtgctgggaggctgTTGAGTTCTCCTATTTCACAGATGAGTGGAAAAATGTGACCACTTAGTCAGGGCTCTCCCATTTCCCATCTCCAGCACAGAAGTTGAGATTCCCTGCTCTCTAGTACGTACCAGTGATGAGGCCTGCTGTGAGGTACAGC
The DNA window shown above is from Lonchura striata isolate bLonStr1 chromosome 19, bLonStr1.mat, whole genome shotgun sequence and carries:
- the SLC16A5 gene encoding monocarboxylate transporter 6 isoform X1, coding for MSQGEAAGRGTAKPQDQGWAWMVLLAEVVLQGLTLGFPSCIGVFFTDLQHEFQASNSETSWFPSIMVAVLHGGGPLCSILVKRFGCRFVVMLGGLLSGLGMVSSSFCKSISQLYLTAGLITGLGSCFSFQAGVTVLGYYFVRWRTLANAVASTGVSLGFTLWPLLSRYLLDEMGWRNTFLIFGGILLNCCVCGAIMRPIQLASGSLPQSAKPKEEPGSRAEEVQLSNGASHHPTLQQHTKRTKCLQMLQKYLAFDIFCQNKGYQIYTVGVTWMMMGFALPHVYLVPYATHHGVEERKAALLISIIGLINIFIRPLTGLLSGHRVFTGRRIYLFSLAVLLCGLSNFICVISAEFSVLILYCIILSIAMSGIGSLIFQVLMDVVEMDRFSSALGLFTILESITLLIGPPLTGLLVDITSDHHYVFYNSSFFLISAALFMGLSFCALEKKNRLREASKAHLDNPSRYQYSETSTEPKAESQSPPAVEYITSI
- the SLC16A5 gene encoding monocarboxylate transporter 6 isoform X2 codes for the protein MAGPLCSILVKRFGCRFVVMLGGLLSGLGMVSSSFCKSISQLYLTAGLITGLGSCFSFQAGVTVLGYYFVRWRTLANAVASTGVSLGFTLWPLLSRYLLDEMGWRNTFLIFGGILLNCCVCGAIMRPIQLASGSLPQSAKPKEEPGSRAEEVQLSNGASHHPTLQQHTKRTKCLQMLQKYLAFDIFCQNKGYQIYTVGVTWMMMGFALPHVYLVPYATHHGVEERKAALLISIIGLINIFIRPLTGLLSGHRVFTGRRIYLFSLAVLLCGLSNFICVISAEFSVLILYCIILSIAMSGIGSLIFQVLMDVVEMDRFSSALGLFTILESITLLIGPPLTGLLVDITSDHHYVFYNSSFFLISAALFMGLSFCALEKKNRLREASKAHLDNPSRYQYSETSTEPKAESQSPPAVEYITSI